One window from the genome of Candidatus Didemnitutus sp. encodes:
- a CDS encoding YrdB family protein encodes MATHPLNLAFRFALECAALWVFARLGISLGEGAVGYGLAILFVLVAASVWAVFRTPNDGGRPVVCVAGWTRLILEGALFTLAIGTLLELGDSGVAVLLAGAVAVHYSFSYDRVARMLRGDKVGKDEAKREP; translated from the coding sequence ATGGCGACTCATCCGCTGAATTTGGCTTTCAGATTCGCGCTCGAGTGCGCGGCGTTGTGGGTTTTTGCCCGGCTGGGAATTTCGTTGGGCGAGGGAGCGGTTGGTTACGGTCTGGCGATTTTGTTCGTGCTCGTTGCGGCCTCGGTATGGGCGGTTTTCCGCACGCCGAATGATGGTGGCCGGCCCGTCGTATGCGTGGCAGGCTGGACGCGGCTCATCCTCGAGGGCGCACTCTTCACGCTCGCCATCGGCACGTTGCTGGAGCTGGGGGATAGCGGCGTGGCGGTCCTGCTCGCGGGGGCCGTCGCGGTGCACTATTCGTTCTCCTATGATCGCGTGGCGCGAATGCTGCGCGGCGACAAAGTGGGGAAGGACGAGGCCAAACGGGAACCTTAG
- the prmC gene encoding peptide chain release factor N(5)-glutamine methyltransferase, translated as MLTVLEIIKRTTEFFQKHGVDSARLNAELLVGHALGLKRMQLYLQFERPLAEAELAKIRPLVKRRSEREPLQYIVGTTEFSGLTLKVDRRALIPRPETELLVELAKEQFSASPPAHVLDLGTGSGAIALALAKHFADAMVTAVDVSSDALALARENATALGLAERVRFSQSDWLAGVTEGEKFELIVANPPYLSDAETKETAPEVQKFEPWNALSAGPDGTAALRKIIAESPRWLAVSGVLMLETGIAQHAQLLEAAKAAGFSSAESRRDLTGRDRFVIARL; from the coding sequence ATGCTGACTGTGCTCGAGATCATCAAACGCACCACCGAGTTTTTTCAGAAACACGGCGTGGATAGCGCGCGGCTGAATGCGGAGCTGCTGGTCGGGCACGCGCTCGGACTGAAGCGCATGCAGCTTTACCTGCAATTTGAGCGGCCGCTCGCGGAGGCAGAGCTGGCCAAGATCCGCCCGCTTGTGAAACGGCGGAGCGAGCGCGAGCCGCTGCAATACATCGTCGGCACGACGGAGTTCAGCGGACTGACGCTCAAGGTGGACCGACGTGCGCTCATCCCGCGCCCGGAAACCGAGCTGCTCGTCGAGTTAGCAAAGGAACAGTTTTCCGCCTCCCCGCCGGCACACGTGCTCGACCTCGGCACCGGGTCAGGCGCAATCGCGCTGGCGCTCGCGAAGCACTTTGCCGACGCCATGGTGACTGCGGTAGATGTAAGTTCGGACGCGCTGGCGCTCGCGCGCGAGAACGCGACCGCGCTGGGGCTCGCCGAGCGCGTCAGGTTTTCTCAATCGGATTGGTTGGCAGGGGTGACGGAGGGGGAGAAGTTCGAATTGATCGTGGCCAATCCACCGTATTTGTCCGATGCGGAAACGAAGGAAACTGCGCCCGAGGTCCAGAAGTTCGAGCCATGGAATGCGCTTTCGGCTGGGCCGGATGGGACGGCGGCCTTGCGCAAGATCATCGCTGAGTCGCCGAGGTGGCTCGCGGTCAGCGGAGTCTTGATGCTCGAAACGGGCATCGCGCAACACGCGCAGTTGCTGGAAGCGGCGAAGGCGGCCGGTTTTTCGAGCGCTGAATCGCGTCGAGACCTCACGGGCCGGGACCGCTTCGTGATCGCGCGGCTCTGA
- the prfA gene encoding peptide chain release factor 1, with translation MDQLPDISPFQHRLDELDAQMAEPSFYANARRAADVTREQQRLRALVDEFRAYEKLGLEIDEHGALLKDPKADADLRGLAEMELPDLEKRRAALHESVLRAMIPPEPSDSRNTVMEIRAGAGGDEASLFAADLYRMFVRYAEGRGWKVQPMSSSGSDRGGFKEVIFLVTGTDVYKRLKYESGVHRVQRIPVTEANGRIHTSTVTVAVLPEAEEVDVQIDPQDLDITVQRASGPGGQGVNTTDSAVRIIHKPTGLIVFCADDRSQIKNKARAMAVLRSRLLKLKEEEERAKYAAQRKGQIGTGDRSERIRTYNFPQNRVTDHRIGLTLYSLPQVLEGNLDTLIEALQRAEFEEKLAELTGAPVIAHRRASEDDE, from the coding sequence ATGGACCAACTGCCCGACATCTCTCCTTTTCAACACCGCCTCGATGAACTCGACGCGCAGATGGCGGAGCCGTCGTTCTATGCCAACGCCCGGCGCGCGGCCGACGTCACGCGCGAGCAGCAGCGCCTGCGCGCGCTCGTCGACGAGTTCCGGGCCTACGAGAAGCTCGGCCTCGAGATCGACGAACACGGCGCACTCTTGAAAGACCCGAAGGCCGACGCCGATTTGCGCGGCCTCGCGGAGATGGAGCTGCCGGATTTGGAAAAACGCCGCGCCGCGCTGCACGAGTCGGTGCTGCGCGCGATGATCCCGCCGGAGCCGTCGGACTCGCGCAACACCGTGATGGAAATCCGCGCCGGCGCCGGCGGCGATGAGGCGAGCCTGTTCGCGGCGGACCTTTATCGGATGTTCGTGCGCTACGCCGAAGGCCGCGGCTGGAAGGTGCAGCCGATGAGTTCGAGCGGCTCGGATCGCGGCGGCTTCAAGGAAGTGATCTTCCTCGTCACCGGCACCGACGTCTACAAACGCCTCAAATACGAGAGCGGCGTGCACCGCGTGCAGCGCATTCCCGTCACCGAAGCGAACGGGCGCATTCACACCTCGACGGTGACGGTCGCGGTGTTGCCCGAGGCTGAGGAGGTCGACGTGCAGATCGATCCGCAGGACCTCGACATCACCGTCCAGCGCGCGAGCGGACCGGGCGGGCAGGGCGTCAACACGACGGATTCGGCGGTGCGCATCATCCACAAGCCGACCGGCCTGATCGTGTTCTGCGCCGATGATCGTTCGCAGATCAAGAACAAGGCCCGCGCGATGGCTGTGCTGCGTTCGCGGCTGCTGAAGCTCAAGGAAGAAGAGGAGCGCGCGAAATACGCCGCGCAGCGCAAGGGCCAGATCGGCACGGGCGATCGCAGCGAACGCATCCGCACCTACAATTTTCCCCAGAATCGGGTGACCGATCACCGCATCGGCCTCACGCTCTACAGTCTGCCGCAGGTGCTCGAGGGCAACCTCGACACGCTGATCGAGGCGCTGCAGCGCGCGGAGTTCGAGGAGAAGTTGGCCGAGCTGACCGGTGCGCCGGTGATCGCGCATCGCCGCGCAAGCGAGGACGACGAGTGA
- a CDS encoding haloacid dehalogenase-like hydrolase, giving the protein MASPLFTQNIVACIWDFDKTLIPAYMQAPLFKRFGVDEQTFWTETNALAENYRRRGYHISPEISYLNHLLTYVLAGPMAGLNNKVLRDCGREITFYPGLPEFFRSSREWVKARPEFQKHEIVLEHYIVSTGLAEMVRGSAIFPFVDGVWACEFIENPLQPGFLKQNEFPLDAAAEIAQIGVMIDNTTKTRAIFEINKGTNRNAAIDVNAKVSPEDRRIPLQNMIYIADGPSDVPSFSVVKKGGGKTYAVYNPAVRAEFEQNDRLRQAGRIDHYGPADYTENSPTTNWLHLQIEKMCERIVSDRESAVASRVARPPRHLNSPEDEKKSARSPKQTSFLE; this is encoded by the coding sequence ATGGCTTCTCCGCTCTTCACTCAAAACATCGTCGCCTGCATCTGGGACTTCGACAAGACCCTAATTCCCGCCTACATGCAGGCCCCGCTGTTCAAGCGTTTTGGCGTGGATGAGCAGACATTTTGGACCGAGACCAACGCACTCGCCGAAAATTATCGCCGCCGCGGCTACCACATTTCGCCAGAGATCAGTTACCTCAATCACCTGCTCACCTACGTCCTCGCCGGCCCGATGGCGGGCCTGAACAACAAGGTGCTCCGCGATTGCGGCCGCGAGATCACGTTCTACCCGGGGTTGCCGGAGTTTTTCCGTTCCTCGCGCGAATGGGTGAAGGCGCGCCCGGAATTCCAGAAGCACGAGATCGTCCTCGAGCACTACATCGTCAGCACCGGCCTCGCCGAGATGGTCCGCGGCAGCGCGATTTTCCCGTTCGTCGACGGCGTGTGGGCCTGCGAATTCATCGAGAACCCGCTGCAACCCGGCTTCCTGAAACAAAACGAGTTCCCGCTCGATGCCGCCGCCGAGATCGCACAGATCGGCGTGATGATCGACAACACGACGAAGACGCGCGCGATTTTCGAGATCAACAAAGGCACGAACCGCAACGCCGCGATCGACGTCAACGCGAAGGTTTCGCCCGAAGATCGCCGCATTCCGCTGCAAAATATGATCTACATTGCCGACGGTCCGAGCGATGTGCCGAGCTTCTCGGTCGTGAAAAAGGGCGGCGGCAAGACCTACGCCGTCTACAATCCCGCTGTCCGCGCCGAATTCGAGCAGAACGATCGCCTTCGCCAGGCCGGCCGCATCGACCACTACGGCCCCGCCGACTACACGGAGAACAGCCCCACGACCAACTGGCTGCACCTCCAGATCGAGAAGATGTGCGAGCGCATTGTCTCCGACCGCGAGAGCGCGGTGGCGTCGCGCGTCGCCCGTCCGCCACGGCATCTCAATTCCCCCGAGGACGAGAAAAAATCCGCGCGCTCGCCGAAGCAAACGAGCTTCCTCGAATAA
- a CDS encoding RNA polymerase sigma factor produces the protein MPSDAFTQLVDAHYAPLYRFALSLTRNTSDACDLTQQTFFIWARKGDQLREETKAKSWLFTTLYREFLRGRRRAEHVTALEDLPPGESDPAAPEVDLVTGMDAGLVVEALQEVDEVYRVPLTLFYLEDLAYKEIADALEVPIGTVMSRLSRGKSQLRAALARKEAGRSKVVPFDKSARKLS, from the coding sequence ATGCCTAGCGATGCCTTCACGCAGCTGGTGGACGCGCACTACGCGCCGCTCTACCGCTTCGCCCTCAGCCTGACGCGCAATACGTCGGATGCGTGCGATCTTACCCAGCAGACGTTTTTCATCTGGGCGCGGAAAGGCGATCAGCTCCGCGAGGAGACGAAGGCCAAGTCCTGGCTGTTCACGACGCTCTACCGCGAGTTTCTGCGGGGACGTCGCCGCGCCGAGCACGTGACCGCGCTGGAGGACCTCCCGCCGGGCGAGAGCGATCCGGCGGCGCCCGAGGTCGATCTCGTCACCGGCATGGATGCCGGACTCGTCGTCGAGGCGTTGCAGGAAGTCGACGAGGTCTACCGTGTGCCGCTGACGCTTTTTTATCTCGAAGACCTCGCTTACAAGGAAATCGCCGATGCGCTCGAAGTGCCCATCGGCACCGTGATGTCGCGCCTGTCGCGCGGCAAATCCCAGCTCCGCGCCGCACTCGCGCGCAAGGAAGCCGGCCGGAGCAAGGTCGTCCCATTCGACAAATCCGCGAGGAAACTCTCATGA